One Flagellimonas sp. CMM7 genomic region harbors:
- a CDS encoding site-specific integrase, which produces MRTDSTLAVIFFTRKKRNNPDKLDIYIRITVNQRRAEISLKRDIPVCNWDVLIGRAKGNTPNIERLNGYLEQVYAEIFNSYKQLHLERKLITANAIKLRYLGEDEQHKTLMELVAYHNSTMHITLKPGTLKNYATTEKYLKQFLKDKKKANDIFLIQLNYRFIVDFEQYIRTYRPKKAQRTCTNNGTMKHLERLMKMTNLAVKMEWLDKDPFRNYKLNFVKSERNYLSQREIDLITNTTFKSETYERVKDVFLFSCYSGLSYIDVKELVPTQLLIGIDGNYWLHTKREKTNEAVKIPLLPKAKEIVEKYKQESEISEKLLPVLSMDRAAKVYRPQRMKVSSVNEVLKIDSFVC; this is translated from the coding sequence ATGCGAACAGACAGCACTTTAGCGGTAATCTTCTTTACCCGAAAAAAGCGAAACAATCCTGACAAACTGGATATCTATATCCGGATTACGGTCAACCAAAGGCGTGCAGAAATTAGCCTAAAAAGAGATATTCCGGTGTGCAATTGGGATGTTTTAATAGGAAGGGCCAAGGGAAACACCCCAAACATTGAAAGACTCAATGGCTATTTAGAACAGGTTTACGCGGAGATATTCAACTCCTATAAACAATTGCACTTGGAACGAAAGCTAATTACAGCAAACGCCATCAAACTACGTTATTTGGGTGAAGACGAACAGCACAAGACCCTTATGGAACTCGTAGCGTATCATAATTCTACCATGCACATCACCCTAAAGCCAGGTACGTTGAAAAACTATGCCACTACTGAAAAGTATCTGAAACAGTTTTTAAAAGATAAAAAGAAAGCCAATGACATCTTTCTCATTCAATTGAACTATCGATTTATTGTGGACTTTGAGCAGTACATCAGAACCTACAGACCCAAGAAGGCTCAAAGAACCTGTACCAACAACGGGACAATGAAACATTTGGAGCGCCTTATGAAAATGACCAATCTCGCCGTAAAAATGGAATGGTTGGACAAAGACCCATTTCGGAACTATAAACTCAATTTTGTAAAAAGCGAACGAAATTATCTAAGTCAACGAGAAATAGACCTGATTACCAACACCACCTTTAAAAGTGAAACCTACGAACGGGTAAAGGATGTATTTCTATTTAGTTGTTATTCAGGGCTTTCCTATATCGATGTAAAAGAACTGGTGCCCACTCAATTGCTGATTGGCATAGATGGCAATTATTGGCTCCATACAAAAAGGGAAAAGACCAATGAAGCGGTAAAAATCCCCTTATTGCCAAAGGCAAAAGAGATTGTGGAAAAGTACAAACAAGAAAGCGAGATTAGCGAAAAACTACTTCCTGTACTCAGCATGGATAGGGCGGCCAAAGTATACCGCCCACAGCGGATGAAAGTGAGCAGTGTAAACGAAGTACTTAAAATCGATTCATTCGTGTGTTAA
- the istB gene encoding IS21-like element helper ATPase IstB, with the protein MNEQTLEQMKQLRLHGMIRAFNTSLSSQSIDYTNDELLAYLMQSEWDDRQNRKIERLTKAARFRYSAVMEAINYTPERNIDKNQVQRFASCEFIGRKENILITGSTGVGKSYMASAIGHQACSMGSKVMYFNTAKLFTTLKTSKADGSYLKLIGKLEKQDLLILDDFGLKPLDNINRHSFMEIIEDRHGKRSTIIASQLPVEAWHEIIGEKTIADAILDRLVHTAHRIGIKGESMRKKLRNNH; encoded by the coding sequence ATGAACGAACAGACATTGGAACAAATGAAACAGTTAAGGCTCCACGGAATGATTAGGGCCTTCAACACCAGCCTCTCGTCCCAGAGCATCGATTACACCAACGATGAACTACTGGCCTACCTTATGCAGTCCGAATGGGACGATAGGCAGAACCGCAAGATAGAACGCCTGACCAAGGCGGCCAGGTTCAGGTACAGTGCCGTAATGGAAGCGATCAACTACACTCCCGAAAGGAACATCGACAAGAACCAGGTGCAACGTTTTGCGTCCTGCGAGTTCATCGGCAGAAAAGAGAACATCCTCATTACGGGGAGCACGGGCGTGGGCAAAAGCTATATGGCCTCCGCCATAGGCCATCAGGCCTGCTCGATGGGCAGCAAGGTCATGTACTTCAATACCGCAAAGCTCTTTACCACGCTAAAGACATCAAAGGCCGACGGTTCATATCTAAAACTGATAGGCAAGCTCGAAAAACAGGACCTGCTGATACTGGACGACTTTGGCCTGAAACCCTTGGACAATATAAACAGGCACTCCTTTATGGAAATAATAGAGGACAGGCACGGAAAACGATCGACGATAATAGCTTCCCAACTGCCCGTAGAGGCATGGCATGAGATAATTGGGGAAAAGACCATTGCGGACGCAATCCTCGATCGCTTGGTGCATACCGCACATAGGATAGGCATAAAAGGGGAATCAATGAGAAAAAAACTAAGGAATAATCATTAA
- the istA gene encoding IS21 family transposase — MANKQIDMRKAKQIFKLYGEGASKRGISKQLGLSRNTVTKYIDFFKRYKLTSYEVSAMTLEEIHRLFRSDQKPKSEQLKTLEKYFPYFDRELRRTGVTKQLLWEEYYEKHPDGFKLSQFRYWYREWTKEVSPVMHFTHKAGDKLFIDFTGKKLVIVDRHTGELQELEVYVCVLGSSQYTYVEACTSQKLEDFMRCTENALWFYGGVPRAMVTDNLKSAVTKSSRYEPKVNETFADFAEHYETAVLPTRAYRPRDKAIVENAVRIIYTRVFAPLRNQAFHSVTEINKAISELLKTHNDRSFRGREYSRYSLFKEVERQELKPLPLKRYEIRFYAKGTVHKNSHIYLGKDKHYYSVPYRHIGKQIKIVYTHSFVEIYHRHERLAAHTRKRQKYGYTTMAEHMPSHHRFVSEWSSEKFIAWAGHIGDHCKGYIIGILDKKQHPEQSYKSCLGILHLAKKVGNRRLDNACRRASDYGAYNYKMVERILKKGWDVLEDDPLDNTEVPDHENIRGGNYYK; from the coding sequence ATGGCAAACAAACAGATAGATATGCGCAAGGCAAAACAGATTTTCAAATTGTACGGCGAGGGCGCGAGCAAACGGGGCATCAGCAAGCAGCTGGGCCTCTCCCGCAATACCGTAACCAAGTACATCGACTTCTTCAAGCGGTACAAGCTGACCTCCTATGAGGTGTCCGCAATGACCCTGGAGGAGATCCACAGGCTTTTCCGGTCGGACCAAAAGCCCAAGAGCGAACAATTGAAGACCCTCGAGAAGTACTTTCCCTATTTTGACAGGGAATTACGCAGGACGGGTGTTACCAAGCAATTGTTATGGGAGGAATATTACGAGAAGCACCCGGACGGCTTCAAGCTCTCACAGTTCAGGTACTGGTATCGGGAATGGACAAAGGAAGTCTCCCCCGTAATGCACTTTACCCACAAAGCGGGCGACAAGCTATTCATAGATTTTACGGGGAAAAAGCTTGTTATCGTAGATAGACATACGGGGGAGCTACAAGAACTGGAAGTCTACGTATGCGTATTGGGAAGTAGCCAATATACCTATGTCGAGGCCTGTACAAGCCAAAAACTGGAAGACTTCATGCGCTGTACCGAGAACGCCCTTTGGTTTTACGGCGGGGTTCCCCGAGCAATGGTTACGGACAACCTAAAATCGGCAGTTACCAAGAGCAGTCGTTACGAGCCCAAGGTCAACGAGACATTTGCCGATTTCGCCGAACACTACGAAACGGCCGTACTTCCCACAAGGGCTTACAGGCCAAGGGACAAGGCCATCGTAGAGAATGCCGTCCGGATCATCTACACCAGGGTCTTTGCGCCGTTGCGCAACCAGGCCTTCCATTCCGTAACCGAAATCAACAAGGCCATATCGGAACTACTGAAAACACACAATGACAGGTCGTTCAGGGGAAGGGAGTACTCCCGGTACTCGTTGTTCAAGGAAGTGGAACGGCAAGAACTCAAGCCCCTTCCATTGAAGCGGTACGAGATAAGATTCTACGCAAAGGGCACCGTACACAAGAACAGCCACATCTACCTTGGCAAGGACAAGCATTATTACAGCGTACCCTATCGGCACATCGGCAAGCAGATCAAGATCGTCTACACCCATAGCTTCGTCGAGATATACCACAGGCACGAACGCCTTGCCGCCCATACAAGGAAAAGGCAGAAGTACGGGTATACCACCATGGCGGAGCATATGCCATCGCACCATCGGTTCGTCAGCGAATGGAGCAGCGAGAAGTTCATCGCTTGGGCAGGGCATATCGGCGACCATTGCAAGGGATACATCATCGGGATACTCGACAAGAAACAACATCCCGAACAGTCCTATAAGTCCTGTCTGGGCATACTCCACTTGGCCAAGAAAGTAGGAAACCGGCGCTTGGACAATGCCTGCAGGCGCGCATCCGACTATGGGGCATACAATTACAAAATGGTAGAGCGTATCCTGAAAAAGGGGTGGGACGTCCTTGAAGACGACCCACTGGACAACACCGAGGTGCCCGACCATGAAAACATCAGGGGAGGGAACTATTACAAATAA